In Zingiber officinale cultivar Zhangliang chromosome 6A, Zo_v1.1, whole genome shotgun sequence, a single genomic region encodes these proteins:
- the LOC121994255 gene encoding VQ motif-containing protein 4-like yields the protein MESGVASWSSSPRLTAGSSCVSVNNGGIRPKESTKSMDADGCRTTFVEADTDSFRQVVQMLTGHGTTTVEGSKALLGPKKTYFKLNERRRSLKNLKMIRPPSHSKKPSSPAILSPSVLDFPSMALISPITPLTLDPFQRTTAEEEEEEWGIPEKGFYLHSSPRSAAESPRLLPLFPVTSPRTSSAGGSS from the coding sequence ATGGAGTCGGGTGTCGCCAGTTGGTCCAGCTCTCCTCGCCTCACCGCCGGCAGCAGCTGCGTCAGCGTCAACAATGGTGGAATTCGACCGAAGGAGAGCACGAAATCCATGGATGCCGATGGCTGCCGGACTACCTTCGTCGAGGCTGACACTGATTCCTTCAGGCAGGTCGTCCAGATGCTCACCGGCCACGGCACCACGACGGTGGAGGGGAGCAAGGCCCTGCTAGGCCCCAAGAAGACGTATTTCAAACTCAACGAGCGCCGTAGGAGCCTCAAGAACCTCAAAATGATCCGACCGCCGTCGCACTCGAAGAAGCCGTCGTCGCCGGCGATCCTGTCGCCGAGTGTGCTGGACTTCCCTTCGATGGCTCTGATAAGCCCCATCACGCCGCTGACATTGGACCCCTTTCAGCGGACGACggccgaggaggaggaggaggagtggGGCATCCCGGAGAAGGGATTCTACCTGCACTCGTCGCCGAGGAGCGCCGCGGAATCACCAAGGCTGCTTCCGCTGTTCCCTGTCACCTCTCCGAGGACGTCGTCCGCCGGTGGTTCTTCGTGA